Within Bdellovibrionales bacterium, the genomic segment CAATGAAAATGGGTAAGGACGTTCTCAGTCGAGGAGGGAAATGGCTGAGCCTAGGTGGAGGACATGACTATGGATATCCTGATGGGGCCTCATTTATTGAAAGTTCACTTAAAATTTTTCCTCTTGAGCGCCCCTTGGTTATTAACTTTGATGCCCACCTCGATGTGCGCCCACTTGACAACGGACTCACCAGTGGGACCCCATTTTTCAGACTTCTAGAAAAGTATGGAGACACCTTTGATTTTGTTGAAATCGGAGCACAATATCATTGCAACAGCAAATCCCACGTCTCATGGTGCCTCGACCGTAATGCAAAAATTCTTTTCTTGGAGGACATTCAATATTCAGGAGAATCCCTGCTCGTCCTTGTCAGCCGTCTCCTTGAAGTCGAACTCACCCGAGCAAGACCATGCTTTCTATCGGTAGATATTGATGGCTTTTCATCCTCTTATGCTATGGGTTGCAGTCAAAGTTGGCCCACAGGCTTTACTCCCCAGCAATTTTTTCCAGTTCTCCACCTTTTGCTCCATCGCTGCAACGTCAGGTCCCTGGGAATTTACGAAGTCAGTCCCCCTTTGGATCTTGACCTTCGCACGGCCAAACTGGCCGCTCAAATTGCTCACAAGTATCTTTTTGCGGGGTGATGTAAATACTGAGGCCTTGGCCCCTACCCATTCTTCGACGAGCATGCTAT encodes:
- a CDS encoding formimidoylglutamase, translating into MVAIPTNKSLFFTKPDKADPRLGGLTQSSMDFSAEVTPNRFYMIGYPDEEGIIINGGRPGASLGPDSIRSVLYRMTPPPIANASLQLTDIGNLNIQNLPLEQRHEAAMKMGKDVLSRGGKWLSLGGGHDYGYPDGASFIESSLKIFPLERPLVINFDAHLDVRPLDNGLTSGTPFFRLLEKYGDTFDFVEIGAQYHCNSKSHVSWCLDRNAKILFLEDIQYSGESLLVLVSRLLEVELTRARPCFLSVDIDGFSSSYAMGCSQSWPTGFTPQQFFPVLHLLLHRCNVRSLGIYEVSPPLDLDLRTAKLAAQIAHKYLFAG